In one window of Pseudobdellovibrionaceae bacterium DNA:
- a CDS encoding amidophosphoribosyltransferase, whose translation MLRTWREECAVMGVWGDPEASRMVYLGLYAQQHRGQESAGIVSLSEGKHIHHKGLGHVGEVFQEDDLERLSGFAAIGHNRYSTTGVNQLTNAQPLTAQLFNGPVAIAHNGNIVNAHFVREQLKAEGAIFQGTNDTEVLLHLVARNPSNDLIACLKHAAQRLEGAYSTVVLNKDRMVAMRDPRGFRPLVLGIRKLDGGSESYVIASETCAFDLIGARYVREIEPGEVFWVDQDGEHSERFADLPEKTACCVFEHVYFSRPDSVVFGTSVYENRKNMGRILAKEHPIEADIVMPVPDSGVPAALGYSEESGIPFELGIIRNHYIGRTFIQPSQSIRSFGVKIKHNPQRRVLEGKRVVVVDDSLVRGTTSQKLIGLIRQAGAKEVHFRIASPPTTGACYYGVDTPKRSKLIAATHSTDEIRQFVNADTLSYLSREGLMQAVGGERTGYCAACFDGNYPTDLFGLD comes from the coding sequence ATTTTGCGAACTTGGCGTGAAGAATGTGCAGTCATGGGCGTTTGGGGTGATCCTGAAGCCAGTCGAATGGTTTATCTTGGCCTTTACGCTCAACAACATCGTGGCCAAGAATCCGCAGGTATTGTGAGCCTGAGTGAGGGAAAACACATTCATCACAAAGGCCTGGGGCACGTGGGTGAGGTTTTTCAAGAAGATGATTTAGAGCGCTTATCTGGTTTTGCGGCCATCGGGCACAATCGGTACTCCACAACGGGAGTGAATCAGCTCACCAATGCCCAGCCCCTAACGGCCCAGTTGTTTAACGGTCCTGTGGCCATTGCTCACAACGGGAATATTGTGAATGCCCACTTCGTTCGCGAGCAGCTAAAAGCAGAAGGGGCTATTTTTCAGGGCACCAATGACACCGAGGTGTTGCTGCACCTTGTGGCAAGAAACCCGAGCAACGATTTAATAGCCTGCCTTAAGCATGCGGCCCAACGACTTGAGGGGGCATACAGTACAGTGGTCTTGAATAAAGATCGAATGGTGGCCATGCGTGATCCCAGGGGTTTTCGGCCATTGGTGTTGGGAATTCGAAAGCTTGACGGTGGTAGTGAGTCTTACGTGATCGCCTCAGAAACCTGTGCCTTTGATCTCATTGGAGCCCGCTACGTTCGAGAGATAGAACCTGGCGAAGTGTTTTGGGTGGATCAAGATGGCGAGCATTCCGAGCGTTTTGCAGACCTTCCTGAAAAAACGGCCTGTTGCGTTTTTGAACACGTTTATTTTTCAAGACCGGACTCTGTGGTTTTCGGCACCAGTGTTTATGAGAACAGAAAAAACATGGGCCGTATTTTGGCAAAAGAGCATCCTATAGAAGCAGATATTGTTATGCCCGTGCCCGACAGTGGCGTGCCCGCCGCCCTTGGTTACAGCGAAGAAAGCGGCATTCCATTTGAGTTGGGTATTATTCGCAATCACTATATTGGGCGTACATTTATTCAACCCAGCCAATCTATTCGCAGCTTTGGAGTAAAGATCAAACACAATCCTCAGCGCCGCGTACTTGAAGGCAAACGAGTGGTGGTGGTGGATGACTCATTGGTGCGAGGGACCACTAGTCAAAAGCTGATCGGGCTCATCAGGCAGGCCGGAGCCAAAGAAGTGCACTTTCGAATTGCATCACCTCCCACAACGGGGGCCTGTTACTACGGCGTGGACACTCCAAAGCGGTCAAAACTCATTGCCGCCACCCATAGTACGGATGAAATCCGCCAGTTCGTCAACGCCGACACACTCAGTTACTTGAGTCGCGAGGGCCTCATGCAAGCCGTAGGCGGCGAACGCACAGGCTATTGCGCCGCCTGCTTCGACGGCAACTACCCCACAGACCTATTCGGCCTAGACTAA
- the purL gene encoding phosphoribosylformylglycinamidine synthase subunit PurL produces MNLSEKLQHYRINEQEYAQIEKILGRPPEGLEWPVFSALWSEHCSYKSSKVHLKKFFSKNDRVLESFGENAGVIDLGEGERVAFKMESHNHPSFIEPYEGAATGVGGILRDIFTMGARPVALANYLCFGEPSADRMEALVDGVVRGIGGYGNCVGVPTITGQTEFHSSYNGNILVNAFALGLFRQGEKVFTASASGVGNYVVYVGAKTGKDGVHGASMASESFDEDSESKKPTIQKGDPFFEKLLIESCIEVMNAGLVEGIQDMGAAGLTSSSFEMAAKGRVGFQLHLDKVPVRDSSITPEEILLSESQERMLLICKPENYSALQARFHHWDLDAEVIGEVIANPVIEMHWHNEKLAEIAPQKVVDEAPVYERPFVEWTPKNRVDSPASWPHKTYKNSSELLEVLNSAMGGGRNWVFQQYDQRVGGKTVRDAESSVGVIRLPDSGRALGVVLGCRPHVMRFDAEVGGQDAVAYPALELAAKGFLPLAVTDCLNFGNPEKPHVMGEFVAAVEAMSEQCRALNAPVISGNVSLYNETLGENITSTPSTGVVGLCDSVSDIPRDQFVNEGDKVYLLQLNQLTLNGLRAENKGDALQGFGQLNASQLADAVDELRQLVLKGTISASRVVGKFGLGYALSRMCLGGWGCEVNTSLPLAEERLYEVVVTGKEPLPPLDIWTSTELGFVAGSQLKVNSVLECPIEDLKKAYMGSWEKHFANLA; encoded by the coding sequence TTGAATCTTTCGGAAAAATTGCAGCATTACAGAATCAACGAGCAAGAATATGCGCAAATTGAAAAAATATTGGGTCGTCCCCCAGAGGGTCTAGAATGGCCTGTGTTCTCAGCCCTTTGGAGTGAGCATTGCAGCTACAAAAGTTCTAAGGTTCACTTAAAAAAGTTTTTTTCTAAAAACGACAGAGTTCTTGAAAGTTTTGGGGAAAACGCCGGTGTTATTGATTTGGGTGAAGGCGAAAGAGTCGCCTTTAAGATGGAAAGCCATAATCATCCCAGTTTCATTGAGCCCTATGAAGGTGCCGCCACTGGAGTGGGTGGCATACTTCGAGATATTTTCACCATGGGAGCCAGGCCGGTGGCACTGGCCAACTATCTTTGTTTCGGCGAGCCTTCGGCGGACCGTATGGAGGCTCTTGTTGATGGCGTCGTCCGTGGCATTGGTGGATACGGCAACTGTGTGGGTGTACCCACGATTACAGGACAAACAGAATTTCACTCTTCCTACAATGGCAATATCCTGGTGAATGCGTTTGCGTTGGGTTTATTTCGGCAGGGAGAGAAAGTGTTTACGGCGTCGGCCAGTGGAGTAGGCAACTACGTGGTGTATGTGGGAGCTAAAACAGGTAAAGATGGTGTGCATGGAGCCAGCATGGCCAGTGAGTCTTTTGACGAAGACAGTGAGAGTAAAAAACCCACCATTCAAAAGGGCGATCCATTTTTTGAAAAGCTCCTCATAGAAAGTTGTATTGAAGTGATGAATGCCGGGCTTGTAGAAGGTATTCAGGATATGGGAGCGGCAGGGCTGACCAGTTCTAGTTTTGAAATGGCGGCCAAGGGCCGCGTGGGATTTCAGCTGCATCTAGATAAGGTGCCGGTGCGCGATTCTTCCATCACGCCGGAAGAGATTTTGCTGTCAGAAAGCCAAGAGCGAATGCTCTTGATATGCAAACCAGAAAACTATTCGGCCCTACAGGCGAGATTTCATCACTGGGATCTAGACGCGGAGGTCATCGGTGAGGTGATTGCAAACCCTGTAATTGAAATGCACTGGCACAATGAAAAGCTTGCCGAAATTGCACCTCAAAAAGTGGTTGATGAGGCTCCTGTTTATGAGCGTCCTTTTGTAGAATGGACACCAAAAAATCGGGTGGACTCCCCAGCGAGTTGGCCTCACAAGACCTACAAAAACAGCAGCGAACTGTTAGAGGTTTTAAACAGTGCCATGGGCGGTGGTCGAAATTGGGTTTTTCAACAATATGATCAGCGTGTGGGTGGTAAAACAGTTCGTGATGCGGAATCTTCTGTTGGAGTGATTCGCTTGCCCGACTCAGGCCGAGCCCTTGGCGTTGTGTTGGGCTGTCGTCCTCACGTGATGCGGTTTGATGCTGAAGTGGGTGGACAAGATGCCGTGGCGTATCCGGCTTTAGAGCTCGCAGCAAAGGGCTTTTTGCCATTAGCCGTAACGGATTGTTTGAATTTTGGAAACCCAGAAAAACCTCATGTTATGGGTGAGTTTGTGGCTGCTGTTGAGGCAATGAGCGAGCAATGTAGAGCTCTTAATGCACCAGTGATCAGTGGTAACGTGAGTTTGTACAACGAAACTTTGGGCGAAAATATCACATCCACACCATCCACGGGTGTGGTGGGTTTATGTGATTCAGTGAGCGATATTCCTAGAGATCAATTCGTAAACGAGGGCGACAAGGTGTATTTACTGCAACTGAATCAACTCACGCTGAATGGTCTTCGTGCAGAGAATAAAGGCGATGCCTTGCAGGGTTTTGGTCAATTAAACGCAAGCCAGCTGGCCGATGCCGTGGACGAGCTGCGACAGTTGGTGCTTAAGGGGACCATTTCAGCAAGCCGTGTAGTGGGTAAGTTTGGTCTTGGCTATGCGTTATCTCGCATGTGTCTAGGCGGATGGGGATGTGAGGTTAACACCAGCTTACCTTTGGCAGAAGAACGTCTTTACGAAGTTGTAGTCACAGGCAAGGAGCCTCTTCCACCTCTAGATATTTGGACGTCTACGGAACTGGGTTTTGTTGCGGGTTCTCAGTTAAAGGTGAATAGTGTTTTAGAGTGTCCCATTGAGGATTTAAAAAAGGCCTATATGGGGTCTTGGGAGAAACATTTTGCGAACTTGGCGTGA
- the purQ gene encoding phosphoribosylformylglycinamidine synthase subunit PurQ, whose amino-acid sequence MKKRLGIVRFLGTNCDRDIWQAAELAGLQPEWLWYQDQFDAKNYSGLVIPGGFSYGDYLRCGALAAKAPVMSSVRQAAHQGVPILGICNGFQILCDSGLLPGALVRNESLRFVDRWVGLRQVNRCSHWAGATMADELRLPVAHGEGRYYVEEDQLKKLFDDEQVWWTYTENPNGSIHDIAGVMDKTKTVAGLMPHPERAVADWMGSKAGLQFFSTLV is encoded by the coding sequence ATGAAGAAGCGATTGGGGATAGTTCGATTTTTAGGAACCAATTGCGATCGCGATATTTGGCAGGCCGCAGAGTTAGCTGGGCTTCAACCCGAGTGGCTTTGGTACCAAGATCAATTTGATGCCAAAAACTATTCCGGCTTGGTCATTCCTGGAGGATTTAGTTATGGCGACTATCTCCGTTGTGGGGCATTGGCCGCGAAGGCGCCAGTGATGAGTTCGGTGCGGCAGGCGGCCCATCAAGGCGTTCCGATTTTGGGTATTTGTAATGGCTTTCAGATTTTGTGTGATTCCGGTCTGTTGCCTGGCGCCTTGGTGCGTAATGAAAGTTTGCGGTTTGTGGATCGCTGGGTGGGGCTTCGTCAAGTGAATAGATGTTCTCATTGGGCGGGCGCTACAATGGCTGATGAACTACGATTGCCTGTGGCCCATGGTGAGGGCCGGTATTATGTTGAAGAAGATCAGCTGAAAAAATTGTTTGATGATGAACAGGTATGGTGGACTTATACGGAAAACCCCAATGGCTCGATCCATGATATTGCCGGTGTCATGGATAAAACAAAAACTGTGGCCGGTTTAATGCCTCATCCCGAGCGAGCGGTTGCGGATTGGATGGGAAGCAAAGCGGGTTTGCAGTTTTTTAGCACTTTGGTTTAA
- the purS gene encoding phosphoribosylformylglycinamidine synthase subunit PurS: protein MRIGVKILPRNEVLDSQGRAVERTLAHHGKSLESVRVGKYVQLDIDAPTEEAALEKAKEVAEFVLYNPLIESYELEVLS, encoded by the coding sequence ATGCGAATAGGTGTAAAGATTTTGCCACGGAATGAAGTTTTGGATTCACAGGGGCGGGCAGTGGAGCGGACGTTGGCCCATCATGGAAAGTCCCTCGAGTCGGTCCGGGTGGGAAAATACGTGCAACTTGATATCGATGCCCCCACCGAAGAGGCCGCGCTAGAAAAAGCAAAAGAGGTTGCGGAATTTGTGCTCTACAACCCACTCATAGAGTCTTACGAGCTGGAAGTATTGTCATGA
- a CDS encoding phosphoribosylaminoimidazolesuccinocarboxamide synthase → MTWTKGEFQYEGKAKRAYLVKEDEGKLWLEFKDSLTAFNGQKTGSFAKKGAINCQITALAFKVLKENDVPSHFVEQVSETEMIGDKLKIIPLEVVVRNRLAGSTAKKFGIKEGSPLEQPLVEFYYKNDDLQDPFVSDDQALMLKAVSEQKSLNELKDRTRRINKILLNFFASAGLDLVDFKLEFGWSANGEMVLGDEITPDTCRLWDKVSGERMDKDRFRRDLGNVAETYQEVLNRLKACWE, encoded by the coding sequence GTGACTTGGACAAAGGGTGAGTTTCAATATGAGGGCAAGGCCAAGCGCGCTTACTTAGTGAAAGAAGACGAAGGTAAGCTGTGGCTAGAATTTAAAGACAGCCTTACCGCTTTTAACGGGCAAAAAACAGGAAGCTTTGCCAAAAAAGGAGCAATCAATTGTCAGATCACTGCTTTGGCTTTTAAGGTTTTGAAAGAAAATGATGTGCCCAGCCACTTTGTAGAGCAAGTTTCAGAAACCGAAATGATCGGCGACAAATTAAAGATCATTCCCCTTGAGGTGGTGGTGAGAAATCGGCTGGCGGGGTCAACGGCGAAAAAGTTTGGCATTAAAGAAGGGTCTCCCTTAGAGCAACCCCTTGTGGAATTTTACTACAAAAACGATGATTTGCAGGATCCTTTTGTCAGTGATGATCAGGCGTTAATGCTGAAAGCTGTTTCTGAGCAAAAAAGCTTAAATGAACTTAAAGATCGAACAAGACGGATCAATAAAATCTTGTTGAATTTCTTCGCCAGCGCTGGGCTTGACCTTGTGGACTTTAAGCTAGAGTTCGGTTGGAGCGCCAATGGTGAAATGGTGCTCGGAGATGAAATCACGCCAGACACTTGCCGCCTTTGGGACAAGGTGAGTGGTGAACGTATGGATAAAGATCGTTTTCGTAGAGATTTGGGGAATGTTGCAGAGACATACCAAGAAGTTTTAAATCGCTTAAAGGCATGTTGGGAGTAA
- a CDS encoding adenylosuccinate lyase: MIDRYTRKEMGDIWDLEHKFQTMMQVEIAVAEVEAELGMIPKAAAQAIKKKAQFSVERIAEIEKTTKHDVIAFVSNLAENVGPHGRYIHYGLTSSDVIDTALSLQIRDAYSVLKKSMQRYEKALNRQSKKYADTLCSGRTHGMHAEPTTFGLKLAGFLAEFQRNKARLDRAVEGILIGKLSGAVGTYSALGMNVEKKVCKKLKLKPETIATQVIPRDRHAELMNAIALMGAGLERVSVELRHLQRTEVYEVTEGFSRGQKGSSAMPHKKNPISSENLTGAARLLRSYAQAAMENVALWHERDISHSSVERVVFPDAFILCDYALDRMAGVIENIVVDKDRMLKNMDLSQGQLFSSHVLLLLVKKGLSREEAYKMVQRLSHALQPGDHLRDQLYADKEVRDLLSKSEIDEVFSGKAHKQQIKKLIQNVTAGGQT, translated from the coding sequence GTGATTGATAGGTACACGCGAAAAGAAATGGGAGATATTTGGGACTTGGAACACAAGTTTCAAACTATGATGCAAGTCGAGATTGCCGTGGCGGAAGTAGAAGCGGAGCTAGGCATGATACCTAAGGCGGCAGCACAGGCAATTAAAAAGAAAGCTCAATTTTCTGTAGAGAGAATTGCCGAGATTGAGAAAACGACGAAACATGATGTGATCGCCTTTGTCAGTAACTTAGCTGAAAACGTTGGGCCACACGGGCGTTATATACACTATGGGCTCACCTCATCAGATGTTATTGATACCGCACTGAGTTTGCAAATACGCGATGCCTATTCTGTTTTGAAAAAGTCCATGCAACGCTATGAAAAGGCCTTAAATCGCCAGAGCAAAAAATATGCAGACACCCTATGCTCTGGCCGAACCCACGGCATGCACGCGGAGCCCACCACGTTTGGTCTAAAGCTGGCTGGGTTTTTGGCAGAATTCCAACGCAACAAAGCCCGTTTGGATCGTGCCGTAGAAGGGATATTGATTGGAAAGCTCAGCGGGGCAGTGGGTACCTACTCAGCCCTCGGCATGAATGTTGAGAAAAAAGTCTGCAAAAAATTAAAGTTAAAACCAGAAACCATCGCCACACAAGTGATCCCCCGTGATCGACATGCCGAACTCATGAATGCCATCGCCTTAATGGGGGCCGGCCTGGAAAGAGTGTCCGTGGAGCTTCGACATTTACAACGCACAGAAGTTTATGAGGTGACGGAGGGATTTAGTAGGGGTCAAAAAGGGTCCAGTGCGATGCCTCACAAAAAAAATCCCATCAGTAGTGAAAACTTGACGGGCGCGGCCAGGCTGCTTCGCTCCTATGCTCAGGCCGCCATGGAAAACGTAGCACTTTGGCATGAACGAGATATCAGTCACTCCTCTGTAGAGAGAGTGGTGTTTCCAGATGCCTTTATTTTGTGTGATTATGCTCTAGACCGAATGGCTGGCGTTATTGAAAATATCGTGGTCGATAAAGATCGTATGCTAAAAAATATGGATTTGTCGCAGGGACAGCTCTTTTCATCTCACGTGTTGTTGTTGCTCGTGAAGAAAGGTCTTTCTCGGGAAGAAGCTTACAAAATGGTTCAACGGTTAAGCCATGCCTTGCAGCCAGGAGACCATCTGCGCGATCAGTTATATGCCGATAAAGAAGTGCGAGATCTGCTTTCTAAAAGTGAGATTGATGAGGTCTTTTCGGGCAAGGCCCATAAACAGCAGATTAAGAAACTGATTCAAAATGTGACTGCAGGAGGCCAGACGTGA
- a CDS encoding phosphoribosylformylglycinamidine cyclo-ligase, which produces MALDYKKAGVDIAAGEALVDWLKSESQGSQPHQERLVSGIGGFAALFRAQFPEMKKPCLVSATDGVGTKLKLAVEFDRYEGIGQDLVAMCVNDLICCGARPLFFLDYYAVGQLDLNRAKVFLSGLRNACVESDCALIGGETAEMPGVYQGKDFDCAGFAVGVVDEDKVLGAHRVQEGDVLVGVPSSGFHSNGYSLLRQVFVEDRSEWVDELLKPTALYVKALHEVLSVSDQVHAVAHITGGGMDNLLRVLPDGFSAILRPWDIPKPFKVVQERAQLSQEQLLKTFNCGVGMILVVSPSQASAIHQSLRRSGFSSFDLGEVVASPGQEKQWQL; this is translated from the coding sequence GTGGCCCTTGATTATAAAAAAGCTGGCGTAGATATAGCTGCCGGCGAAGCATTGGTTGATTGGCTTAAATCAGAATCCCAAGGTTCACAGCCCCATCAAGAGCGTTTGGTCTCAGGTATTGGTGGATTTGCAGCGCTGTTTCGAGCGCAGTTTCCGGAAATGAAAAAACCGTGTTTAGTCAGTGCCACCGATGGCGTGGGAACCAAGTTAAAATTAGCTGTTGAGTTTGATCGCTATGAGGGTATTGGGCAGGACCTTGTGGCCATGTGTGTGAACGATCTTATTTGCTGTGGGGCTCGGCCACTTTTCTTTCTTGATTATTATGCCGTTGGCCAACTGGATTTGAATCGAGCCAAGGTGTTTCTCTCGGGCTTACGCAATGCTTGTGTGGAATCAGACTGCGCACTCATTGGTGGCGAAACCGCTGAGATGCCCGGTGTGTATCAAGGGAAAGATTTTGATTGTGCAGGATTTGCGGTGGGCGTAGTGGATGAGGATAAAGTTCTTGGTGCCCATCGCGTACAAGAAGGTGATGTCCTTGTGGGCGTGCCTAGTTCGGGGTTTCATAGTAATGGATATTCGCTCTTGCGCCAGGTGTTTGTAGAGGATCGAAGCGAGTGGGTAGATGAATTGTTAAAACCCACTGCACTGTATGTGAAGGCCTTGCATGAGGTGTTGAGTGTTTCTGATCAAGTGCATGCGGTGGCACATATTACCGGCGGCGGTATGGATAATCTTTTGCGCGTGTTGCCCGATGGGTTTTCGGCAATACTTCGCCCGTGGGATATTCCAAAACCTTTTAAGGTGGTGCAAGAGCGGGCGCAGTTAAGCCAGGAACAGCTTTTAAAAACTTTCAACTGCGGCGTTGGTATGATCTTGGTGGTTTCGCCATCTCAGGCCAGCGCCATTCATCAGTCTCTGCGCCGTTCCGGTTTTTCCAGTTTTGACCTTGGAGAGGTGGTGGCCTCACCAGGACAGGAGAAACAATGGCAACTCTAG
- a CDS encoding zinc carboxypeptidase, with the protein MIRGICIVIAMTFFGQGQANGDPLPSLFWVKAKAANKYERTQLSNMGLSIEGVGDEAVTGFAIESEVEQIRKQGLLISVQPMDESFLDFPSDDEEFHNYSELVSEIKTLSDQNPSIFSMQSIGKSHEGRDIWVIRIGMDDSADKPAALFMGGHHAREHLSVETPLNLAKYLVSEYRNGNTKVASWVQNRIVYIIPLVNPDGAEYDIESCSRYCMWRKNRSRDKGGSYGVDLNRNYGYLWGTVGSSPNPRSDTYRGPSAFSEPETKAVRDFIDARPNITTLLTFHSFSELILYPWGHTYDDVANIKDRELFQTMAQTMAGWNNYTPQQSSDLYLTSGDTVDWAYGEHGIIGFTFELDPSSMWEGGFYPGQSYIDRVFQKNIKPLEYLIEYSDNPYRVLEPVHFAYGLSTPLID; encoded by the coding sequence ATGATACGCGGGATTTGTATAGTCATAGCAATGACTTTTTTTGGGCAAGGCCAGGCCAACGGCGATCCACTCCCTTCGCTTTTTTGGGTAAAGGCAAAAGCCGCCAATAAATATGAGCGAACGCAATTGTCTAATATGGGTTTGTCTATTGAGGGTGTCGGAGATGAAGCGGTCACCGGCTTTGCTATTGAATCCGAGGTGGAACAGATAAGAAAGCAAGGTCTTTTGATTTCAGTCCAGCCCATGGACGAATCTTTTTTAGATTTTCCCAGTGATGATGAAGAGTTTCACAATTATTCGGAGTTAGTTTCTGAAATAAAAACTCTCAGCGATCAAAATCCAAGTATTTTTAGTATGCAATCCATAGGGAAAAGCCATGAGGGGCGTGATATTTGGGTTATCCGTATTGGGATGGATGACAGTGCGGATAAACCGGCCGCCCTATTCATGGGAGGCCATCACGCCAGAGAACATCTTTCGGTAGAAACACCTTTGAACCTAGCTAAGTATTTGGTGTCAGAATACCGCAACGGAAATACCAAGGTGGCGTCATGGGTTCAAAACCGAATTGTGTACATCATACCGCTAGTTAATCCAGATGGCGCGGAGTACGATATTGAGTCTTGTTCGCGTTACTGTATGTGGCGTAAGAATCGATCTCGAGACAAGGGGGGCAGCTACGGTGTGGATTTGAATCGCAACTATGGCTATCTATGGGGAACTGTAGGGTCAAGCCCCAATCCCCGCAGTGACACTTACCGGGGGCCGTCAGCTTTTAGTGAGCCAGAAACCAAGGCCGTAAGAGATTTTATCGATGCCCGCCCAAATATCACCACACTATTAACTTTTCATAGCTTTTCAGAACTCATACTTTACCCCTGGGGTCACACCTACGATGATGTGGCTAATATTAAAGACCGAGAGCTATTTCAAACCATGGCTCAAACCATGGCGGGATGGAACAACTACACGCCTCAACAGAGTTCCGACCTCTACCTGACTAGCGGTGACACCGTTGATTGGGCCTACGGGGAGCACGGCATTATTGGTTTCACCTTCGAACTGGACCCCTCCAGTATGTGGGAGGGTGGATTTTACCCAGGGCAAAGCTATATTGACAGGGTCTTTCAGAAAAACATAAAGCCCTTAGAGTATCTCATTGAGTATTCAGACAATCCCTACAGGGTGCTTGAACCAGTGCACTTTGCCTATGGATTGAGCACACCGTTAATTGATTGA
- a CDS encoding CBS domain-containing protein — MPLQRIKEIPVEEYSTPSPISVKPDTMVGEILDIMRTEGIRHVPVIDGNQPVGIISDGDLKLAATFKEAGRLRAGDIMTGEVYIVDPNVSLDEVVFKMSEKKLGSAIVLDPENDYMGIFTVTDALNALIEVLRGFDNN; from the coding sequence ATGCCATTACAGAGAATTAAAGAAATTCCCGTCGAAGAGTACAGCACACCCAGTCCCATTTCAGTGAAACCAGACACGATGGTGGGTGAAATTCTGGATATCATGAGAACAGAAGGGATTCGACACGTGCCCGTGATCGACGGCAATCAACCTGTGGGCATAATCAGTGATGGTGATCTTAAGCTAGCAGCCACATTTAAAGAAGCCGGCCGCCTACGGGCCGGAGACATTATGACTGGTGAAGTGTATATTGTAGACCCCAATGTTTCTTTGGATGAGGTGGTTTTTAAAATGTCAGAAAAGAAACTTGGCAGCGCCATCGTACTAGATCCAGAAAATGACTATATGGGAATCTTCACCGTCACTGACGCCCTGAATGCTCTCATCGAAGTTCTAAGGGGCTTTGACAATAATTAA
- a CDS encoding outer membrane beta-barrel protein — MVLMKNRLFAALLLFFTVLVFSQTSLASYRALGNYEFAQAEVDAYDPFIDYSEFDEATEEEADINFFRHGRFFTIGFTGGMRMMTGEWQQFFQNSMTFGVFLSYFFDLRFAFQLGYQTGSNHTVSYQIPNSSTPTITGSASISAISLSLKYYLNTQNVTRGLAILNPYLVGGVSQVSRKSFIDGATNFGEDKATGFDVGLGIELPLMRRKMYLGLQGTYQLVNFPDEGTNAVLDTNEPLGIKLAGDFMNASVILGVNF, encoded by the coding sequence ATGGTCCTAATGAAAAACCGTTTGTTTGCAGCGTTGTTGCTCTTTTTCACTGTGTTGGTCTTTAGCCAAACTTCTTTGGCCTCTTACCGCGCCCTCGGCAACTATGAATTTGCCCAAGCCGAAGTGGACGCCTACGACCCGTTTATTGATTACAGCGAGTTTGACGAAGCCACAGAAGAAGAGGCTGACATCAATTTCTTTCGGCACGGTCGTTTTTTCACAATAGGATTTACCGGCGGCATGCGAATGATGACCGGCGAGTGGCAACAGTTTTTTCAAAACTCCATGACCTTTGGTGTTTTTCTCAGTTACTTCTTTGATCTGCGGTTTGCCTTTCAACTTGGCTATCAAACCGGCAGCAATCATACGGTAAGCTATCAAATTCCCAATAGCAGCACACCCACCATCACTGGCTCAGCCTCTATTTCGGCAATAAGCCTATCGTTGAAGTACTACTTAAACACGCAGAACGTGACCCGCGGTCTTGCCATATTGAATCCCTACTTAGTGGGTGGAGTCTCTCAAGTATCAAGAAAGTCATTTATTGACGGAGCCACTAATTTTGGTGAAGACAAAGCCACTGGGTTTGATGTGGGACTGGGAATTGAGCTACCGCTCATGCGAAGAAAAATGTATCTGGGCCTACAGGGAACCTATCAACTGGTTAACTTTCCGGATGAAGGAACTAATGCTGTCTTAGACACCAACGAACCATTGGGAATCAAATTGGCTGGTGACTTCATGAATGCCAGTGTTATTCTTGGTGTTAATTTCTAA